A window of Exiguobacterium sp. FSL W8-0210 contains these coding sequences:
- a CDS encoding ABC transporter ATP-binding protein — protein sequence MLEIKHITKRFGDFTAVDALTIEVPRGQIFGLLGANGAGKTTTFRMLLGLLQPTEGSITWNGERIPTSKIGYLPEERGLYPKVRVDEQLLFLAELRDMKRKDAKRALTEWLDYFQIPQYEKMRVEQLSKGNQQKIQLISAVLHKPELLILDEPFSGLDPVNAEQLKRAVKKLTVDGTTIVFSSHRMDHVEELCEHVAILDHGKPVVAGYLPDIKAGYGKTRVLLTTDAPPLLWDSLPGVLQVESDNNGHIVQVSSKETADQLLQHIVSHGHHVDRFVWDQLSLQDIFIEEVGKRYEP from the coding sequence ATGTTAGAAATCAAACACATCACGAAGCGTTTCGGCGATTTTACGGCCGTAGATGCTTTGACGATCGAGGTGCCACGCGGGCAAATCTTTGGTTTGCTTGGTGCGAACGGTGCTGGAAAGACGACGACGTTCCGGATGCTGCTCGGTCTACTGCAACCGACTGAAGGATCGATCACCTGGAATGGAGAGCGTATTCCGACTTCAAAAATCGGATACCTTCCGGAAGAACGAGGTCTGTATCCAAAAGTCCGCGTCGACGAACAACTCTTGTTCCTCGCAGAACTCCGGGACATGAAACGGAAGGATGCGAAACGAGCCTTGACGGAATGGCTCGACTATTTCCAAATTCCCCAGTATGAAAAAATGCGTGTCGAACAACTCTCAAAAGGAAATCAACAAAAGATTCAGTTGATCTCTGCCGTCCTACATAAACCTGAACTGCTGATTTTAGATGAACCGTTCAGCGGACTCGACCCGGTCAACGCTGAACAATTAAAACGTGCCGTCAAAAAGTTAACCGTCGACGGAACGACGATCGTCTTCTCAAGTCACCGGATGGATCATGTCGAAGAACTCTGCGAACACGTCGCGATCCTCGATCACGGAAAACCCGTCGTTGCTGGCTATCTTCCTGACATCAAAGCGGGATACGGAAAAACACGTGTCCTCTTGACGACAGATGCCCCGCCACTCCTGTGGGATAGCTTGCCAGGTGTTCTACAAGTCGAGTCAGACAATAATGGACATATCGTCCAAGTCTCTTCAAAAGAAACGGCTGATCAACTTCTTCAACATATCGTCAGCCATGGACACCATGTCGATCGTTTCGTCTGGGATCAGTTATCCCTGCAAGATATCTTCATCGAGGAGGTCGGCAAACGTTATGAACCGTAA
- a CDS encoding ABC transporter permease, which produces MNRKFLTLYRFNLLQKLRAKSFLISTVLMVLFLVGFGNIERILDWFSGDDPKVALVSELSTNLRPALKKAGVTSDITTKEYTVAQARKAVDRGTFDAVAIVQDSYDVTLVSASPESELQTQVATVVKQVRDQAVITDAEIDPNVLASLAEPVPVKQELTSTGGKSEDELFAASALVYVLLFLMYFTIAIYGGMIVTEIANEKSSRVMELLISAASPIQHMLAKILSIATVSLVQLSILVGVGYYSAQSSSLFDQLSLDSLSARTIIYLFVFFLLGYFLYATLLAALGSLVSRVEDAQQVTLPVILLIVAAFMISMFSLNALTNQAVVVLSFVPFFTPMVMFLRVMLTDVSLWQVSISLILMLISISLALFVGTKFYRGGVLFYGSNPLKQLRRILSGRR; this is translated from the coding sequence ATGAACCGTAAATTCCTGACTTTATATCGCTTCAATCTACTTCAAAAATTACGTGCTAAAAGCTTTTTGATTTCGACGGTCCTGATGGTCCTGTTCCTTGTTGGCTTTGGCAATATCGAACGGATTCTCGACTGGTTTTCGGGTGACGATCCAAAAGTTGCTCTCGTCAGTGAATTGTCGACCAATCTTCGTCCGGCCTTGAAGAAGGCTGGTGTCACTTCAGACATCACGACGAAGGAATATACGGTCGCACAAGCACGAAAGGCAGTCGACCGCGGTACATTCGATGCCGTGGCAATCGTTCAGGATTCGTATGACGTGACACTCGTCAGTGCTAGTCCTGAGTCTGAATTACAGACACAGGTCGCAACAGTCGTCAAACAAGTCCGCGATCAAGCCGTCATCACGGATGCTGAAATCGATCCGAACGTCCTTGCTTCGCTCGCTGAACCTGTTCCTGTCAAACAGGAGTTGACGTCGACGGGTGGGAAAAGTGAAGATGAACTCTTTGCTGCCTCGGCGCTCGTCTATGTCTTGTTGTTCTTGATGTACTTCACGATTGCAATTTACGGCGGGATGATCGTCACGGAAATCGCGAACGAAAAGTCATCCCGTGTCATGGAGTTGCTGATTTCAGCAGCGAGTCCAATTCAACATATGCTGGCGAAGATCCTCTCGATCGCTACGGTCAGTCTCGTACAATTGTCGATTCTCGTTGGTGTCGGCTACTACAGTGCTCAAAGTAGTAGTTTATTCGATCAGTTATCACTCGATTCCTTGAGTGCTCGGACGATCATTTATCTGTTCGTCTTCTTCCTGCTCGGATACTTCCTGTACGCGACGCTCCTCGCGGCACTCGGTTCGCTCGTCAGTCGGGTCGAGGATGCGCAGCAAGTGACGTTACCGGTCATCTTGTTGATCGTTGCTGCCTTCATGATTTCGATGTTTAGTCTGAATGCACTGACGAACCAAGCTGTCGTCGTCCTGTCATTCGTGCCGTTCTTCACACCGATGGTCATGTTCCTGCGCGTCATGTTGACCGATGTATCGCTATGGCAAGTGTCAATTTCGCTCATCTTGATGCTGATCAGCATCTCGCTTGCCTTATTCGTCGGAACAAAATTCTATCGGGGTGGTGTTCTGTTCTATGGATCGAATCCACTCAAACAGTTGCGCCGGATCTTAAGCGGTCGCCGGTAA
- a CDS encoding helix-turn-helix domain-containing protein, which produces MLDHSPYRGYGDRIRILRERAGITIEQLAERLGVAPYFIRRTELSEVYPTKPYIEALADVLNIDASYLARHIWTGESLKFIMQQNTPLEEMKLAYEQTLGQDGTWVEEQLEERMRLFDLMYDEDVKRIEQTMSATEQRIFHELVEAVMEAGELQRDQAEETYELFEDKLPSMMQLDEYLDRMTDGVSLSSSTYYADYSDRKSRSRYHRK; this is translated from the coding sequence ATGCTAGACCATTCACCATATCGGGGTTACGGTGACCGGATTCGTATTTTACGGGAGCGTGCCGGGATTACGATCGAACAGTTGGCTGAACGACTCGGCGTCGCACCGTACTTCATCCGCCGGACGGAGCTCAGCGAAGTCTATCCAACCAAACCCTACATCGAAGCATTGGCGGACGTCTTGAACATCGACGCTAGTTATTTGGCACGGCATATCTGGACGGGGGAGTCGTTGAAATTCATCATGCAACAGAACACACCGCTCGAAGAGATGAAGCTTGCTTATGAACAGACGCTCGGACAAGATGGAACGTGGGTCGAGGAACAGCTCGAAGAGCGAATGCGCCTGTTTGATTTAATGTATGATGAGGACGTCAAACGGATCGAGCAGACGATGAGTGCGACCGAGCAACGGATCTTCCATGAGCTCGTCGAAGCCGTGATGGAAGCAGGGGAATTGCAACGCGATCAAGCGGAAGAGACGTATGAGTTGTTCGAGGATAAATTACCATCGATGATGCAACTCGATGAATATCTCGATCGCATGACGGACGGTGTTTCTTTATCCAGTTCGACCTATTATGCGGATTACAGCGACCGGAAAAGTCGTTCCCGCTACCATCGTAAATAA
- a CDS encoding ABC transporter permease gives MSINYLQYALRNIRRYQRLYYGYALTIIIAMTIVTSYWNLLTNGSFQNVAKILSQLNQVIEMTIFFVFIAELIILFFSVLFIYSTTYTMLEHRKNDLRTMRTLGSGLSHFLKYFLIEVLIVGGLAITAGMILGNVLTKMLLLSVVKVMFLPAIEFELSFYAILALIGGAFLVLLTATVLAIYRFRPDRPTRSRSLFRKRVWILTQIGALLLLIYGYALAFVRTEGFYIFFPLVIFIGSFFICRYVLPWLTKLYRPCRLSLRKLIVSEIANQLRTNSTLIALGTILTSCALTAVGLVFLFQLIGLDLSSQNQFGLVYYEESAQPTKRLKDIKQTMTEAFPDRYQQDIQVKAEGTRVLLPISSYNKMMRQLHLKERTATGRQSFFVPARPVQLEENTPTMKKAKQAMEKADFELLPAASHDLVFGYNYQIETIFVVSDAVFQTLKQPVRQIVVFDTPAYHDYGTKDWKQWMKIVRNIQSAAKLDDKQPVPYQLINETEDEIDGIRIVRLVTFVVVLLTIWLFVINASFLHVWMQMTAEQEQKRMKTLFALGFGSGNIRCYLLMKYGAVLLIPYLISVFHAFLLFQVVVTQAGLQTGSFLNLAVFWISIVTVGYFLSVLPIWLRYPRHLFRNSSESSMYPTPDSRV, from the coding sequence ATGAGCATCAATTATCTGCAATACGCCCTACGTAACATCCGGCGTTATCAGCGGTTGTATTATGGCTATGCCTTGACGATCATCATCGCGATGACGATCGTGACGAGTTATTGGAACTTGTTGACGAATGGATCGTTCCAAAACGTCGCTAAAATCCTCAGTCAATTGAATCAAGTCATCGAGATGACGATTTTCTTCGTCTTCATCGCGGAGCTGATCATCCTATTCTTCAGTGTCCTGTTCATCTATTCGACGACCTATACGATGCTTGAGCACCGTAAGAATGATTTGCGGACGATGCGGACGCTTGGCAGTGGATTGTCACACTTCTTAAAGTATTTCTTAATTGAAGTCTTGATCGTTGGTGGTCTAGCCATCACTGCGGGGATGATTCTAGGTAATGTCTTGACGAAGATGCTGTTGCTGTCCGTTGTCAAGGTCATGTTCTTACCAGCAATCGAATTCGAATTATCCTTTTATGCGATTCTTGCTTTGATCGGTGGCGCTTTCCTTGTTTTGCTGACGGCAACGGTCCTTGCGATCTACCGCTTTCGTCCCGATCGACCGACTCGTTCCCGTTCGCTATTTCGAAAACGAGTCTGGATTCTGACGCAAATCGGAGCGTTACTCCTGTTGATCTATGGTTATGCCTTAGCATTTGTTCGGACGGAAGGATTTTATATATTTTTCCCACTTGTCATCTTCATCGGATCGTTTTTTATTTGTCGATATGTCTTACCATGGTTGACCAAGTTATATCGACCATGTCGCTTGTCGCTGCGGAAGCTGATCGTCTCGGAAATCGCCAATCAATTGCGAACGAATAGTACGCTCATTGCCCTCGGAACGATTCTGACATCGTGTGCGCTAACGGCAGTCGGACTGGTCTTCTTGTTTCAATTGATTGGACTCGACTTATCATCCCAAAATCAATTCGGTCTCGTCTATTACGAAGAATCCGCTCAACCGACGAAACGATTGAAGGATATCAAGCAGACGATGACGGAGGCATTCCCGGATCGCTATCAGCAGGATATCCAAGTGAAGGCAGAAGGAACGCGCGTCCTCCTACCGATCTCGTCGTACAACAAGATGATGCGGCAACTGCATCTTAAGGAGCGGACAGCGACGGGACGCCAAAGTTTCTTTGTACCTGCACGTCCGGTACAACTCGAAGAGAACACACCGACGATGAAAAAAGCGAAACAGGCGATGGAGAAAGCCGACTTTGAATTACTTCCCGCTGCTTCTCACGATTTAGTATTTGGTTACAATTATCAAATCGAGACGATCTTCGTCGTCAGTGATGCCGTCTTTCAAACACTCAAGCAACCCGTCCGCCAAATCGTCGTCTTCGATACGCCAGCCTATCATGATTATGGAACGAAGGACTGGAAACAGTGGATGAAAATCGTCCGCAACATCCAGTCGGCAGCAAAGCTAGATGATAAGCAACCGGTTCCCTATCAGTTAATCAACGAGACGGAAGATGAGATCGACGGGATCCGAATCGTACGACTCGTCACGTTCGTCGTCGTTCTCCTGACGATCTGGTTGTTCGTCATCAATGCGAGTTTTCTGCATGTGTGGATGCAAATGACGGCGGAACAGGAACAAAAGCGGATGAAGACGTTGTTTGCACTAGGGTTCGGTTCGGGGAACATCCGCTGCTACTTGTTAATGAAGTATGGCGCTGTTTTGCTGATACCATATCTGATTTCTGTCTTTCATGCCTTTTTATTGTTCCAAGTCGTCGTCACACAAGCCGGACTACAGACGGGGTCATTTCTTAACTTAGCTGTATTTTGGATCAGTATCGTCACGGTCGGGTACTTCTTAAGTGTCCTACCGATTTGGTTGCGTTACCCACGGCATCTGTTCCGGAATTCATCCGAAAGTTCGATGTATCCGACACCGGATTCAAGGGTATGA
- a CDS encoding ABC transporter ATP-binding protein translates to MIEVKQLGKVYPGKVTEQPLTDINFRVEEGEMVAVMGPSGSGKSTLINLLATLDEPSWGSILIDGVDTATFKRKEMTRFRRETLGIIFQEFNLLDSLTLGENMLVPLMLSGKKTKLAREEMEELARRLQIDDLLDKQVDEVSGGQRQRTAIGRALIHTPRLMLADEPTGALDFQATKHVMDVLAELNATGMTMVIVTHDPQVASYCNHVLFLKDGSIQTELFRDEPRRIFFQRVIESLSLLGGDEHQLSAIRPT, encoded by the coding sequence ATGATTGAGGTTAAACAATTAGGGAAGGTCTATCCCGGAAAGGTGACGGAACAACCGTTGACGGATATCAATTTCCGAGTCGAAGAAGGTGAGATGGTCGCAGTCATGGGACCATCCGGTAGCGGCAAATCAACACTAATCAACTTGCTTGCAACACTCGACGAACCGAGTTGGGGGTCAATCCTGATCGATGGCGTCGATACAGCGACGTTCAAGCGAAAAGAGATGACACGTTTCCGGCGTGAGACGCTCGGGATCATCTTTCAGGAATTCAATTTACTCGACTCTTTGACGCTCGGTGAGAACATGCTCGTCCCGTTGATGCTGTCGGGGAAAAAGACGAAGCTCGCGCGGGAAGAGATGGAGGAGTTGGCACGTCGTCTACAAATTGATGATCTGCTAGATAAACAGGTCGATGAGGTCAGTGGTGGACAACGACAACGGACCGCGATCGGTCGTGCCTTGATTCATACACCACGTCTGATGCTTGCGGACGAACCGACGGGAGCACTCGATTTCCAAGCAACGAAACACGTCATGGATGTCCTAGCCGAGTTGAACGCGACGGGGATGACGATGGTCATCGTGACACACGATCCACAAGTCGCGTCGTATTGTAATCATGTTTTGTTCCTAAAAGACGGTAGTATTCAAACGGAGTTGTTCCGCGATGAACCGCGCCGTATCTTTTTCCAACGGGTCATCGAATCACTATCGCTGCTAGGAGGGGATGAGCATCAATTATCTGCAATACGCCCTACGTAA
- a CDS encoding sensor histidine kinase, which yields MKLFLRHAIPGIIFFTGQMLILYAVLWLYDLYRPAAFFYIVLLNSIGLLIYLSYRFFSMLPLLRRMQQPVQSVAEPIRSDSEEPISVAVEQFLERQQTLFRNSLFAERRKEKERHRYVDQWIHQMKTPLSVIELILEHPGEHYQADLRQEVDRLRSGLDQMLYSSRLEAIETDLKAERLALKPLVTSIINQEKRLFVKNQVFPKLDIADDVYVYTDAKWFRFLVLQLVTNAIKYTTGHGREVVLTAEVTNGQVVLSVQDDGVGIPKRDVPRVFNAFFTGENGRRYGESTGMGLYFVQQVCLKLGHEIELESEEGVGTTCRIRLVGGRAHD from the coding sequence ATGAAGCTCTTTTTACGGCACGCGATACCAGGCATCATCTTCTTTACCGGACAAATGCTGATTTTATATGCCGTCTTATGGCTCTATGATTTGTATCGCCCAGCAGCCTTCTTTTATATCGTACTTTTGAACAGTATCGGTCTTCTGATCTATCTCAGTTATCGTTTCTTCAGCATGCTTCCGTTGCTACGACGGATGCAACAGCCGGTTCAATCGGTCGCAGAACCGATTCGCAGTGATAGTGAAGAACCGATTTCCGTTGCCGTCGAACAATTTTTAGAGCGGCAACAGACATTGTTTCGAAACAGTCTGTTTGCTGAGCGACGAAAAGAAAAGGAACGGCATCGGTATGTCGATCAATGGATTCACCAGATGAAGACACCGTTATCCGTCATCGAGTTGATCCTTGAACACCCAGGAGAACACTATCAAGCGGATTTACGTCAAGAGGTCGATCGATTGCGCAGTGGACTCGACCAGATGCTCTATTCGTCACGTTTAGAAGCGATCGAGACAGATTTGAAGGCGGAACGATTGGCACTGAAGCCGCTCGTCACGAGTATCATTAATCAAGAGAAACGATTATTCGTTAAAAATCAGGTCTTTCCGAAACTCGATATCGCTGACGACGTGTACGTCTACACGGATGCGAAGTGGTTTCGTTTCCTCGTCCTACAGCTCGTGACGAACGCCATCAAGTACACGACGGGACATGGTCGAGAAGTCGTTCTGACGGCAGAAGTGACAAACGGGCAAGTCGTCCTTTCGGTTCAAGACGACGGTGTAGGGATTCCAAAACGAGACGTCCCACGTGTCTTTAATGCGTTCTTTACGGGCGAAAACGGACGACGTTACGGAGAATCGACCGGGATGGGGTTGTATTTCGTCCAGCAGGTCTGCTTGAAGCTCGGGCACGAGATTGAACTCGAGAGTGAAGAAGGGGTCGGTACGACATGCCGGATTCGATTAGTAGGAGGTCGCGCACATGATTGA
- a CDS encoding response regulator transcription factor: MHTILLVEDDMKIATLLKELLERYDFRVVVEDGRGDVVAVYEETNPDVILLDVNLPKFDGFYWCRQLRMKTRAPILFISARVGEMDQVMALEYGADDYIVKPFQGAVVIAKIKSQIRRAYGTLSNETDERTVTKEGVTLYLDRYIVEYGEQSIELSKKEGLILEMLLTASPRIVSRGDLLERIWDDEAFVDENTLNVNITRVRKRLAEIGVAGLETVRGVGYKLVLEP, encoded by the coding sequence ATGCATACGATTTTATTAGTCGAAGATGATATGAAGATTGCTACACTATTGAAAGAACTACTCGAACGCTATGATTTTAGAGTCGTCGTTGAAGATGGGCGAGGGGATGTCGTCGCGGTCTATGAAGAGACGAATCCGGACGTCATTCTATTAGATGTCAATTTACCGAAGTTTGACGGTTTCTATTGGTGCCGGCAGTTACGGATGAAGACACGGGCACCGATCCTGTTCATCTCGGCACGGGTCGGGGAGATGGATCAAGTCATGGCGCTCGAATACGGAGCGGATGATTACATCGTCAAACCGTTCCAAGGAGCGGTCGTCATCGCGAAGATTAAAAGTCAGATTCGCCGAGCCTATGGCACGCTGTCGAACGAGACGGATGAGCGAACGGTGACGAAAGAAGGTGTCACGTTGTACTTAGATCGTTATATCGTCGAGTACGGGGAACAGTCAATCGAACTGTCAAAAAAAGAGGGGTTGATCCTTGAGATGCTGCTGACGGCAAGTCCACGGATCGTCAGTCGGGGCGATCTGCTCGAACGGATTTGGGATGACGAAGCGTTCGTCGATGAGAATACGTTGAACGTCAATATCACGCGTGTCCGCAAACGACTTGCCGAGATCGGTGTCGCCGGACTTGAGACGGTGCGAGGTGTCGGTTATAAACTGGTTCTTGAACCATGA
- a CDS encoding ABC transporter permease, translated as MSLSKLAFQNLKNIRQNVMYLGAVTFAILIYYTFLAIRSNEAMLQANELYGKLGTVFTGASVILALFSAIFIWYSSDFFLRRRKKEIGLYALLGLERGQIARLIFLETMGYGVIGLILGIAIGTVASKYFVQLLASVMAMQVDATFTISGASVIQTIGVFLLIFLIIALRSARTIYRFTLIELFKAEQQAESLPKVHPILAVLSVVLIGVGYYLTGQPLMDHFTIVAPLLMLCVILGTFGTMSYFTIFLLRVLSNQARHFKGTNLILHGQLLSRIKSNAVMLSTITVITAVTLTTVGTATSIYYFIDQTVEEQVPYSLSIASKQAEAEKLIAKSDQKIDSRTMVNVKNVDHEMTDLPNPLTFTRYYATYAYEDQPGQFSYVNYSDYVKLAKANGKTVIKEPKQGEAIVLETFKGNDLLKMKVKSPVGVKIKDVHDSFRITAATNLPIAQLYEKQRLAFVVNDDAFAKMPEKGFTLTNYQFSDERHDDGLMKQLTQLYGKQADTEMAAYYPVYAMTTATTGLLAFAAGFLGLVFLLATGSIIYFKMLAEAEESKQRFAIIQKIGVDEKEQTGIIRRLVGFVFSLPYVLGLVHSLVAMQVLQKLLNYNIVRPTLLAIVCYTIVYLIYYIVTVRAYRRIVT; from the coding sequence GTGAGCTTGTCTAAACTGGCGTTTCAAAATTTGAAGAACATTCGTCAAAACGTGATGTACCTCGGTGCGGTCACATTTGCGATTCTGATTTACTATACGTTCCTCGCGATTCGATCGAATGAAGCGATGCTTCAGGCGAACGAATTGTACGGAAAACTGGGAACAGTCTTTACCGGAGCAAGTGTCATTCTAGCGCTTTTCTCTGCCATCTTCATCTGGTATTCAAGTGACTTCTTTTTGCGCCGCCGTAAGAAGGAAATCGGACTTTATGCATTGCTTGGTTTAGAACGGGGGCAGATTGCTCGCCTGATCTTCCTTGAGACGATGGGGTATGGGGTGATTGGTCTGATCCTCGGGATTGCGATCGGTACCGTCGCTTCGAAATACTTCGTGCAGTTGCTGGCTTCCGTCATGGCGATGCAAGTCGATGCGACCTTTACGATCAGCGGAGCTTCCGTCATACAGACGATCGGTGTCTTCCTGTTGATTTTCTTAATCATCGCTTTACGTTCGGCACGAACGATTTATCGTTTTACATTGATCGAATTGTTCAAGGCAGAACAACAAGCGGAATCCCTTCCGAAAGTTCATCCGATTCTAGCCGTTCTTTCGGTCGTCTTGATCGGTGTCGGTTACTATTTAACGGGACAACCATTGATGGATCACTTTACGATCGTCGCACCGCTTTTGATGCTCTGCGTCATTCTCGGGACGTTCGGAACGATGAGTTATTTCACGATCTTCTTATTGCGCGTCTTAAGTAATCAAGCGCGGCACTTTAAAGGGACGAACTTAATTCTGCACGGGCAATTGTTGTCACGGATCAAATCGAATGCCGTCATGCTGTCGACGATTACGGTCATCACTGCCGTAACATTGACGACGGTCGGTACAGCGACATCGATTTATTACTTCATCGATCAGACGGTCGAGGAGCAAGTCCCGTACAGTCTGTCGATTGCCAGTAAACAAGCGGAAGCGGAAAAGCTGATTGCGAAGTCTGACCAGAAGATCGACAGCCGGACGATGGTCAACGTCAAGAACGTCGACCATGAGATGACCGATCTGCCGAACCCTTTGACGTTTACACGTTACTACGCGACGTATGCATATGAAGACCAACCGGGACAATTCAGCTACGTCAACTATTCGGACTACGTCAAGCTCGCGAAAGCGAACGGGAAAACGGTCATCAAAGAACCGAAACAAGGCGAAGCGATCGTCCTTGAGACGTTCAAAGGAAACGATTTGTTAAAGATGAAAGTCAAATCGCCGGTCGGTGTTAAAATCAAGGACGTTCATGATTCCTTTCGTATCACCGCTGCGACGAATCTACCAATCGCTCAACTTTATGAGAAACAGCGACTTGCCTTCGTCGTAAACGATGATGCGTTCGCGAAGATGCCGGAAAAAGGCTTCACGCTGACGAATTATCAGTTCTCAGATGAACGTCATGACGATGGATTGATGAAACAGTTGACACAACTATATGGAAAACAAGCGGACACGGAGATGGCGGCTTATTATCCTGTCTACGCGATGACGACGGCAACGACCGGCTTACTCGCGTTTGCTGCCGGCTTCCTCGGACTCGTTTTCTTGCTTGCGACAGGTTCGATCATCTACTTCAAGATGCTCGCGGAAGCAGAAGAATCGAAACAACGGTTTGCCATCATCCAGAAGATTGGTGTCGATGAGAAGGAACAGACAGGCATCATCCGTCGCCTTGTTGGATTCGTCTTCTCTTTACCGTACGTGCTCGGACTCGTTCATAGTTTAGTGGCGATGCAGGTCTTGCAGAAACTGTTGAACTACAACATCGTTCGTCCGACATTACTTGCGATTGTTTGTTATACGATCGTCTATCTGATCTACTATATCGTCACGGTCCGTGCGTATCGCCGCATCGTCACGTGA
- a CDS encoding ABC transporter ATP-binding protein, whose product MKAILQAEQISKTYQTKTARHEALRPTTLRVHEGEFVSIMGPSGAGKSTLLNLLSTIDQPTDGSILINGADVTAMKEKQLARFRREQLGFIFQDFNLLDTMTVRENIALPLSLANVDKKIILERVDRVARQLGIHDLLDKRPVELSGGQKQRTAAARAIIHDPSLILADEPTGALDSKSATGLLEAMRSLNDEGATILMVTHDPMTASYAERILFVKDGELFKEVHRFGSQKEFFEQIMEVQRELGGAVRELV is encoded by the coding sequence ATGAAAGCAATCTTACAAGCAGAACAAATCTCAAAAACCTATCAAACGAAAACCGCGCGCCACGAAGCACTGCGTCCGACGACGCTCCGTGTTCACGAAGGAGAGTTCGTCAGTATCATGGGTCCATCCGGTGCCGGGAAATCGACATTACTCAATTTATTATCGACGATCGATCAGCCGACGGACGGCTCGATTTTAATCAACGGAGCAGATGTGACAGCGATGAAGGAAAAACAATTGGCCCGCTTTCGCCGGGAACAACTCGGCTTCATTTTCCAGGATTTTAATCTCCTCGATACGATGACGGTCCGGGAAAACATCGCCTTACCGCTATCACTCGCGAACGTTGATAAAAAAATAATTTTAGAACGTGTCGATCGTGTGGCGCGCCAACTTGGTATCCACGACTTACTCGATAAACGTCCGGTCGAACTATCAGGTGGACAAAAACAACGGACAGCTGCCGCGCGTGCCATCATTCATGATCCGTCGCTCATTTTAGCCGACGAGCCGACCGGTGCGCTCGATTCGAAGTCCGCGACCGGATTGCTCGAAGCGATGCGATCACTGAATGATGAAGGCGCGACGATCTTGATGGTGACACACGATCCGATGACGGCGTCTTACGCGGAACGAATTCTGTTCGTCAAGGACGGAGAGCTGTTCAAGGAAGTCCATCGCTTCGGTTCGCAGAAGGAGTTCTTCGAACAGATCATGGAAGTCCAGCGTGAACTCGGAGGTGCCGTCCGTGAGCTTGTCTAA
- a CDS encoding PTS sugar transporter subunit IIA: MGFLKKLFGGNDAGNAKIASALTGKIVNIENVPDQVFSQKMMGDGVAIEPTEGKVVSPINATVETIFPTKHAIGLKGEDGLELLIHVGLDTVNLKGEGFTAHVQSGDKVKAGDVLVEFDLDYIRANAPSTITPIIVTNHDQFTLSAVPAEGTSVVAGDTELFKATHK; encoded by the coding sequence ATGGGATTCTTAAAAAAATTGTTTGGTGGTAACGACGCAGGAAACGCGAAAATCGCTTCTGCACTTACAGGTAAAATCGTCAACATCGAGAACGTACCCGATCAAGTTTTCTCTCAAAAAATGATGGGCGACGGTGTCGCGATCGAACCAACAGAAGGTAAAGTCGTCTCGCCGATCAACGCGACGGTCGAAACGATCTTCCCGACGAAACACGCAATCGGTCTTAAAGGTGAAGATGGTCTTGAACTCTTGATCCACGTTGGTCTTGATACCGTTAACCTCAAAGGCGAAGGCTTCACGGCTCACGTCCAGTCAGGTGACAAAGTCAAAGCAGGAGACGTCCTCGTCGAGTTCGACCTTGACTACATCCGTGCGAACGCACCATCGACGATCACACCGATCATCGTGACAAACCACGATCAATTCACGCTTTCAGCTGTACCAGCTGAAGGAACTTCTGTTGTCGCAGGTGACACAGAGCTCTTCAAAGCAACTCATAAATAA